One genomic region from Spirosoma sp. KCTC 42546 encodes:
- a CDS encoding tetratricopeptide repeat protein produces the protein MIKSLLVFIVVLSVCTLPTFSQLVPSPTDTSYVMELLKKGEVIETNQSKVALTNYQKAYEFSKKINYTKGYFESVRLMAYLLNNLGRHDEARKIAQDALQKAKQDTSKRNLGLSYFALANTALFSGQLSEAIPNYQQAAHYMRLIGKLKNVAVINQNLGYIYEQQKMYSQALDQYKRALSFDINDKKDRRSIAIDYFSMANLLSKQNKLKESQAYYLKAKQWIEQTNDLDFMINLYNNIGYQYSAEARYDSALYYQGEALRMSRQLGNPRHELHMLMSLAQTHNRMKQFAQAKTLLDKSNQIATKNEVGLAEFRNIYREYAVANEGLHQYKATAEWLDKYIGTNDSLNNQETKELLQNYELQLKQAEGRQKLAEKQRQIDQLELARQQQNFWLLLAGLLIISIVGGGIFGYLYYQQRQRSAENALLAAERERELALVQSELQGQQKERLRISKEMHDDLGASLTAIGLLSEVVKTRMGPNTTPEVEKISSISADMVTTMNEIIWSLNTKNDSLNGLIAYTRAYASEFIENTDLMLQTEVEESPSEITMRGIDRRNVFLTVKEALNNVVKHAQASRVILRMQPDDKQLLIEVCDNGRGFTPNAKSNLRNGLSNMQNRMAESGGRCEIVPSETGTCVKICYPYPIVPAEKILQT, from the coding sequence ATGATTAAATCGCTGCTGGTTTTTATCGTCGTGCTGTCGGTGTGCACTCTCCCGACGTTTAGCCAGTTGGTGCCCAGCCCCACGGATACCAGCTACGTGATGGAGTTGCTGAAAAAAGGGGAAGTTATTGAGACGAATCAGAGTAAAGTGGCACTCACTAATTATCAGAAAGCCTACGAATTCTCAAAGAAAATAAACTACACAAAGGGCTATTTCGAAAGTGTTCGACTAATGGCTTATTTGCTGAACAACCTCGGTCGGCACGACGAAGCCCGGAAAATTGCGCAGGATGCGTTACAGAAGGCAAAGCAGGATACCTCGAAACGGAACCTGGGACTAAGCTATTTTGCATTGGCCAATACCGCTTTGTTTTCGGGTCAGCTGAGCGAAGCTATCCCCAATTATCAGCAGGCCGCTCACTATATGCGGCTAATAGGCAAGCTGAAAAACGTAGCGGTTATCAATCAAAATCTGGGCTACATCTATGAACAGCAAAAAATGTATTCCCAGGCGTTAGACCAGTATAAACGGGCGCTGTCGTTCGATATTAACGATAAAAAAGATCGACGGTCTATTGCCATCGACTATTTCAGCATGGCAAACCTACTGAGCAAACAGAATAAACTAAAGGAATCGCAGGCATATTATCTGAAGGCAAAGCAGTGGATCGAGCAGACGAATGACCTTGATTTTATGATCAATCTGTACAATAATATAGGCTATCAATACAGTGCGGAGGCACGCTATGACTCGGCCTTGTATTATCAGGGCGAAGCACTCCGAATGAGTCGGCAGTTAGGTAACCCGCGCCACGAATTGCATATGCTGATGTCGCTGGCACAAACGCACAACCGAATGAAGCAGTTTGCTCAGGCTAAAACGCTGCTGGATAAATCGAATCAGATTGCTACAAAAAACGAAGTTGGTTTAGCCGAATTTAGAAATATTTACCGGGAGTATGCGGTTGCGAACGAGGGGCTTCACCAGTATAAAGCAACGGCCGAGTGGCTCGATAAATACATTGGAACCAACGATTCCCTGAATAATCAGGAAACGAAAGAACTCCTTCAAAACTATGAACTACAACTCAAACAAGCCGAGGGTCGACAGAAACTGGCTGAAAAACAACGCCAGATTGATCAGCTGGAGTTGGCCCGTCAGCAACAGAACTTCTGGCTGTTGCTGGCAGGTTTGCTGATTATTAGTATTGTTGGTGGGGGTATTTTTGGATATCTCTACTACCAGCAGCGTCAACGATCCGCCGAAAATGCCTTACTGGCTGCTGAGCGTGAACGCGAGTTGGCATTGGTACAATCTGAATTACAGGGCCAGCAGAAAGAACGACTCCGTATCTCAAAAGAAATGCACGACGATCTGGGGGCATCACTCACAGCTATTGGATTGCTAAGTGAGGTGGTGAAAACCCGCATGGGGCCTAATACAACGCCCGAAGTGGAAAAGATCTCGAGTATTTCGGCTGATATGGTCACAACGATGAACGAGATCATCTGGTCGCTTAATACCAAAAATGATAGCCTGAATGGGCTGATCGCGTACACCCGTGCCTACGCTAGTGAATTTATCGAAAATACCGATCTCATGTTACAAACTGAGGTGGAAGAGTCGCCCAGTGAAATTACGATGCGGGGTATCGACCGTCGAAATGTATTTCTGACCGTAAAGGAAGCCCTGAATAATGTAGTCAAACACGCACAGGCGAGCCGGGTTATCCTCCGAATGCAACCAGACGATAAACAGCTGTTGATCGAAGTATGTGACAACGGACGGGGTTTTACCCCCAACGCGAAATCGAATTTGCGGAATGGGTTAAGTAATATGCAGAATCGAATGGCTGAATCGGGTGGGCGTTGCGAAATTGTGCCTTCAGAAACGGGCACCTGCGTGAAAATCTGTTACCCGTACCCAATTGTCCCAGCAGAGAAAATACTACAAACGTAG